Genomic window (Vitis riparia cultivar Riparia Gloire de Montpellier isolate 1030 chromosome 4, EGFV_Vit.rip_1.0, whole genome shotgun sequence):
ACCCTTGTTAACCATCTTCTTAATTGCTGCTAGCAACTTTTTGGCATCCTTGTTCATCTTCTTTCTTGAACAAATATAATTGTTGATGCTGCTTTCAATGCACAGACCTCCTTTTCTCCTCCTGAGAGCAGATTGAAGGTCTCCAACATTTTCCTTAAATTGTGAAATAACATCCCTTGTTGCCCCACAAATATCTAAAAGGCTTACAGATCCATCCAGCAATTCATTGACCCATTTCTCATGTTGATGGAGGGAAAGGGCTTGTTGGGTGGATGGCAAACTAAGAAGCTCATCCATGCAATTGTACAGCTCTTCCAGTCCGGATAGGCCATTGGAGATTTTCACCAATGCTGATGTAGATGATGCCTCCAATGTTCTGAGCTTGTTAAGCTCTTCTTGGATTTTGAGAGTGGCAGGATGAGATCTGGAAGGCAGGCTAATTGATCTAACATGGCACCGGTTAGCcattattcttcttctttcactGAAAGCTCAAATTTGAGATGGTTGCTACAATGTGCATGATTCTCTTTATATAAGCGCACACAGACTAAACGCGACAAGATGAATTATGGACTGTCCATGCCAATGTATGTAGCATGTGGTGCCAGCAATGGGTCTCTTTGGAATTCGGTTACATTGTCACATCTTTGGCCTGCAAGCTTCTTATGATTAGCCAATTTTTAATCTGAGCAGGATGAGGTGTCCTACCAATATTGTGTCATAGAAAGAGCCAAAACAGTCATCACCCTTTTTGCTTCCCCAACTCCCACATTAGCCTGCATTTTCAAGTATAAAAATGTAGCTGCAGCCTGCTCTCACATCCAAAACACTGTCCTGTCCATATTGAATCACTAGTGGAAGAACCTTGAGTCATTAGAAAACCCAGAAAAATGTATATAAGAACTTTATGGACAGATCTCGAATCTTCAATCCTGATCCAAATCTCAAACACAACATATTAAACATTGGATGGTaatgagaaatgaaaatgatgatcaaaggcaaaattaatatttttgtgcaCGAGTGGCTTCTTGTTTCCATGTCTCCATTGTTGTCCCAATATATAACGGTTTTATCTGGTTTATTTGTCACAGATAAGACCAAGTTTTTAATTTCTCAATCTTTCAGCAATAAAACAAGCACAATGGTAATAAATTAATGTTCAttactcttttatttatttctggCTATCTTCCTTGATGGAAAAGTTAGAGAATGGAAATACAACTTACT
Coding sequences:
- the LOC117913323 gene encoding uncharacterized protein LOC117913323 — protein: MANRCHVRSISLPSRSHPATLKIQEELNKLRTLEASSTSALVKISNGLSGLEELYNCMDELLSLPSTQQALSLHQHEKWVNELLDGSVSLLDICGATRDVISQFKENVGDLQSALRRRKGGLCIESSINNYICSRKKMNKDAKKLLAAIKKMVNKGGASPLLDKDHQLSSMISVLREVNIMSISIFQSLLLLLSTPVLKSRPSRWSLVSKFMHKGVVACQEKHQNMELENVDITISAISSEEADLEKMQIAHQVLKALEISIEDLDNGLESMFRRLIKTRASLLNTISH